In Denitratisoma sp. DHT3, one DNA window encodes the following:
- the metH gene encoding methionine synthase: protein MGTMIQRHGLAEADYRGERFRDHGKELKGNNDLLLLTRPEVIAGIHEAYLAAGADILETNTFNSTRISQAEYGLGDLAHELNLAGARLARQAADKYSTPDKPRFVAGVIGPTSRTASLSPDVNDTSFRSVTFDELVADYLEAARGLTDGGADILLIETVFDTLNAKAAVFAVERFFDEAGRRWPVMISGTITDAAGRTLSGQTPEAFWNSLRHAQPLAFGFNCALGAKELRQHVEEISRLCDCLVSAHPNAGLPNAFGGYDETPAMLAEEIGDWARSGLVNIVGGCCGTTPEHIRAIAERVAGLAPRAPAAPEPRLRLSGLEPFNVGADSLFVNVGERTNVTGSKAFARMILEGRFEDALVVARQQVENGAQVVDVNMDEAMLDSRAAMVQFLNRVACEPDIARVPLMLDSSKWEVIEAGLKCVQGKGIVNSISMKEGEAQFLEQARLAKRYGAAVIVMAFDEQGQADTFARKTGICKRAYDLLVADGFPAEDIIFDPNVFAIATGIPEHDNYAVDFIEAVRWIGANLPHARTSGGVSNVSFSFRGNEPVREAIHTVFLYHAVRAGLTMGIVNAGQLGVYDDLDPVLREKAEDVVLNRKPGAGDALVEFAQTVKGQAKEQVQDLAWRQWSVEKRLEHALVKGITEFVVADAEECRAALEAAGRPPLAVIEGPLMAGMNVVGDLFGAGKMFLPQVVKSARVMKQAVAHLVPFIEEEKRRSGAASKGRIVVATVKGDVHDIGKNIVGVVLGCNGYEVVDLGVMVPCEKILHAAREHGAQVIGLSGLITPSLEEMSHVAAEMERQGFGAGDAEGGAIPLLIGGATTSRAHTAVKIAPGYRGPVIYVPDASRAVGVVTRLLSAEQSAAYKAEIAADYDRVRQQHAQKKGVTLLPLAAARANATRLDYAPVKPRTPGITVLADIDLATLARYIDWGPFFQTWDLAGSYPKILDDATVGEAARGVLKDGQAMLARIVAEKWLTARAVFGLFPANARGDDIEFYADEARGAPLMTWHGLRQQHQRPEGKANECLADFVAPRADAGGVADYAGAFACTAGIGIEKKLAEFEADHDDYHAIMLKSLADRLAEACAEWLHERVRKEYWGYAADEALGNDALIAEAYQGIRPAPGYPACPDHTAKGGLFRLLDVEARIGMRLTESYAMTPAAAVSGFYLAHPRAHYFAVSKIGRDQAEDWAGRNGMSVGEAERWLAPLL, encoded by the coding sequence ATGGGCACCATGATCCAGCGCCACGGCCTGGCCGAGGCCGATTACCGCGGCGAGCGTTTCCGCGACCACGGCAAGGAACTGAAGGGCAACAACGACCTCCTGCTGCTGACCCGGCCCGAGGTGATCGCCGGCATCCACGAAGCCTACCTGGCGGCCGGCGCCGACATCCTGGAGACCAACACTTTCAATTCGACGCGCATCTCCCAGGCCGAGTACGGACTGGGAGACCTGGCCCACGAACTGAACCTGGCCGGCGCCCGCCTGGCGCGGCAGGCGGCGGACAAGTATTCGACGCCCGACAAGCCGCGCTTCGTCGCCGGCGTGATCGGCCCCACCAGCCGCACCGCCTCGCTCTCGCCCGACGTCAACGACACCAGCTTCCGCAGCGTCACCTTCGACGAACTGGTGGCCGACTACCTCGAAGCCGCGCGCGGCCTCACCGACGGCGGTGCCGACATCCTGCTGATCGAGACCGTGTTCGACACCTTGAACGCCAAGGCCGCGGTGTTCGCCGTCGAGCGTTTCTTCGACGAAGCGGGGCGGCGCTGGCCGGTGATGATCTCCGGCACCATCACCGACGCCGCCGGGCGCACGCTGTCGGGCCAGACCCCCGAGGCTTTCTGGAACTCCCTGCGCCACGCGCAGCCCCTGGCCTTCGGCTTCAACTGCGCGCTGGGGGCGAAGGAGTTGCGCCAGCACGTCGAGGAGATCTCGCGCCTGTGCGACTGCCTGGTCTCCGCCCACCCCAACGCCGGCCTGCCCAACGCCTTCGGCGGCTACGACGAGACGCCCGCGATGCTGGCCGAGGAGATCGGCGACTGGGCCCGCTCGGGGCTGGTGAACATCGTCGGCGGCTGCTGCGGCACCACGCCCGAGCACATCCGCGCCATCGCCGAGCGGGTCGCCGGACTCGCGCCGCGCGCCCCGGCCGCGCCCGAGCCGCGCCTGCGCCTGTCGGGCCTGGAGCCGTTCAACGTCGGCGCCGACTCGCTGTTCGTCAATGTCGGCGAACGCACCAACGTCACCGGCTCCAAGGCTTTCGCCCGCATGATCCTGGAGGGCCGCTTCGAGGACGCCCTGGTCGTGGCCCGCCAGCAGGTCGAGAACGGCGCCCAGGTGGTGGACGTGAACATGGACGAGGCGATGCTGGATTCGCGGGCGGCGATGGTGCAGTTCCTCAACCGCGTCGCCTGCGAGCCGGACATCGCCCGCGTGCCGCTGATGCTGGACTCCTCCAAGTGGGAAGTGATCGAGGCCGGCCTCAAGTGCGTGCAGGGCAAGGGCATCGTCAATTCCATCTCGATGAAGGAGGGCGAGGCGCAATTCCTCGAACAGGCGCGCCTGGCGAAGCGTTACGGCGCCGCCGTGATCGTGATGGCCTTCGACGAGCAGGGCCAGGCCGACACCTTCGCCCGCAAGACCGGGATCTGCAAGCGCGCCTATGATCTGCTGGTGGCCGACGGCTTCCCCGCCGAGGACATCATCTTCGACCCCAACGTCTTCGCCATCGCCACCGGCATCCCCGAGCACGACAACTACGCCGTGGACTTCATCGAGGCGGTGCGCTGGATCGGCGCCAATCTGCCCCACGCCAGGACCAGCGGCGGGGTCTCCAACGTCAGCTTCTCCTTCCGCGGCAACGAGCCGGTGCGCGAGGCGATCCACACCGTGTTCCTCTACCACGCGGTGCGGGCCGGGCTCACCATGGGCATCGTCAACGCCGGCCAGCTCGGCGTCTATGACGACCTGGACCCGGTGCTGCGGGAAAAGGCGGAGGACGTGGTGCTCAACCGCAAGCCGGGGGCCGGGGACGCCCTGGTGGAATTCGCCCAGACGGTGAAGGGCCAGGCGAAGGAACAGGTCCAGGACCTGGCCTGGCGCCAGTGGTCTGTGGAAAAGCGCCTGGAGCACGCGCTGGTGAAGGGCATCACCGAGTTCGTGGTGGCCGATGCCGAGGAGTGCCGCGCCGCCCTGGAAGCCGCGGGCAGGCCGCCGCTGGCGGTGATCGAAGGGCCCTTGATGGCCGGCATGAACGTGGTCGGCGACCTGTTCGGCGCCGGCAAGATGTTCCTGCCCCAGGTGGTGAAGTCGGCCCGCGTGATGAAGCAGGCCGTGGCCCACCTGGTGCCCTTCATCGAGGAGGAGAAGCGCAGGAGCGGCGCCGCCAGCAAGGGCCGGATCGTGGTCGCCACGGTCAAGGGCGACGTGCATGACATCGGCAAGAACATCGTCGGCGTGGTGCTGGGCTGCAACGGCTACGAAGTCGTGGACCTGGGCGTGATGGTGCCCTGCGAGAAGATCCTGCACGCCGCCAGGGAGCACGGTGCGCAGGTGATCGGCCTGTCGGGCCTGATCACGCCCTCGCTGGAGGAGATGAGCCACGTCGCCGCCGAGATGGAGCGCCAGGGCTTCGGCGCCGGCGACGCGGAGGGCGGGGCGATCCCGCTGCTGATCGGCGGCGCCACCACCAGCCGGGCGCACACGGCGGTGAAGATCGCCCCCGGCTATCGCGGTCCGGTGATCTACGTGCCCGACGCTTCGCGCGCCGTCGGCGTGGTGACCAGGCTGCTGTCGGCGGAGCAGTCCGCCGCCTACAAGGCGGAGATCGCCGCCGACTACGATCGGGTGCGCCAGCAGCACGCGCAGAAGAAGGGCGTGACCCTGCTGCCCCTGGCGGCGGCGCGGGCCAACGCGACGCGCCTGGACTACGCGCCGGTGAAGCCGCGCACGCCGGGCATCACCGTGCTGGCCGACATCGACCTGGCGACGCTGGCGCGCTACATCGACTGGGGCCCCTTCTTCCAGACCTGGGATCTGGCCGGCAGCTACCCCAAGATACTGGACGACGCCACCGTGGGCGAGGCGGCGCGCGGCGTGCTGAAGGATGGCCAGGCGATGCTGGCGCGCATCGTCGCCGAGAAGTGGCTGACCGCGCGCGCGGTGTTCGGCCTGTTCCCGGCCAACGCCCGCGGCGACGACATCGAGTTCTACGCCGACGAGGCGCGAGGCGCGCCGCTGATGACCTGGCACGGCCTGCGCCAGCAGCACCAGCGGCCCGAGGGCAAGGCCAACGAATGCCTGGCCGATTTCGTCGCCCCGCGTGCGGATGCCGGTGGAGTGGCCGACTATGCCGGCGCCTTCGCCTGCACCGCCGGCATCGGCATCGAGAAGAAGCTCGCCGAGTTCGAGGCGGACCACGACGACTATCACGCGATCATGCTCAAGTCGCTCGCCGACCGGCTCGCCGAAGCCTGCGCGGAATGGCTGCACGAGCGCGTGCGCAAGGAATACTGGGGCTACGCGGCGGACGAGGCGCTGGGCAACGACGCGCTGATCGCGGAAGCCTACCAGGGCATCCGCCCCGCGCCGGGTTATCCGGCCTGCCCCGACCATACCGCCAAGGGCGGACTGTTCCGGCTGCTCGACGTCGAGGCGCGGATCGGCATGAGGCTCACCGAGAGCTACGCGATGACCCCGGCGGCGGCGGTGTCGGGCTTCTACCTGGCCCATCCGCGGGCGCATTACTTCGCGGTCAGCAAGATCGGCCGCGACCAGGCCGAGGACTGGGCCGGCCGCAACGGCATGTCGGTGGGCGAGGCGGAACGCTGGCTGGCGCCGCTCCTGTAG
- a CDS encoding molecular chaperone TorD family protein: MNAQARSHLRCHAYGLLAALIDYPDDAFPPLVADGRAMRQCRQVLGALHPALEACVAWPDLADAGDGADALAVEYTRLFDVAGSGGPLCPLHGGGYRPDSRMQLLRELVRFYNHFGLTTEAAPARELPDHLATQLEFLHYLSRLESDCLAHDTDADDCRRARRDFLERHLAPWLPQLARRLAQHQALPFYRTLGELLARFIRLETEAPALS; the protein is encoded by the coding sequence ATGAACGCGCAAGCCCGCAGCCACCTGCGCTGCCACGCCTACGGCCTGCTGGCGGCGCTCATCGACTATCCGGACGACGCCTTCCCGCCCCTGGTCGCCGACGGCCGGGCGATGCGGCAGTGCCGGCAGGTGCTGGGCGCACTCCACCCCGCCCTGGAAGCGTGCGTCGCCTGGCCGGACCTCGCCGACGCGGGCGACGGCGCGGACGCCCTGGCGGTGGAATACACCCGCCTGTTCGACGTCGCCGGCAGCGGCGGCCCCCTTTGCCCGCTCCACGGCGGCGGCTACCGCCCCGATTCGCGGATGCAGCTGCTGCGGGAACTGGTGCGCTTCTACAACCACTTCGGGCTGACCACCGAAGCCGCGCCGGCACGGGAACTGCCCGACCATCTGGCGACCCAGCTCGAATTCCTGCACTACCTGAGCCGGCTGGAGAGCGACTGCCTGGCGCACGACACCGACGCCGACGACTGCCGCCGGGCGCGCCGCGACTTCCTCGAACGCCACCTGGCCCCCTGGCTGCCGCAACTCGCCCGGCGTCTGGCGCAGCACCAGGCGCTGCCCTTCTACCGGACCCTGGGGGAGCTGCTGGCGCGCTTCATCCGTCTGGAAACGGAAGCGCCGGCGCTCTCCTGA
- a CDS encoding 4Fe-4S dicluster domain-containing protein: MSKIERQMAMVMDLNKCIGCQTCTVACKTLWTSDPGMEAMLFNSVNTQPGAGTPRDWETLGGGFPGGEATLGAMPTTTGFGEAWRFNHGEVFHGGQGQKIHLQVQGEQPAWGPNWDEDQGGGEFPNSFFFYLPRICNHCTHPACVEACPRQAVVKRPEDGVVVIDETRCRGYRHCMEACPYKKIYFNHVSQVSQKCIFCYPRLEQGVAPACARQCPGRVRFVGYRDDPAAPIWKLVDKWRVALPLHPEFGTEPNVFYVPPAGPARFDAEGDVDESRPRIPDAYLVSLFGPRVLDALAVLKAEREKARRGERSELMDLLIGYRWKEMFGGFDKNPQTLDWSDAR, translated from the coding sequence ATGAGCAAGATCGAGCGGCAAATGGCGATGGTGATGGACCTCAACAAGTGCATCGGCTGCCAGACCTGCACCGTGGCCTGCAAGACGCTGTGGACCAGTGATCCGGGCATGGAGGCGATGCTCTTCAACAGCGTCAACACCCAGCCCGGGGCCGGCACGCCGCGCGACTGGGAAACCCTGGGCGGCGGCTTCCCCGGCGGCGAGGCGACGCTGGGGGCGATGCCCACCACCACCGGCTTCGGCGAAGCCTGGCGCTTCAACCACGGCGAAGTCTTCCACGGTGGCCAGGGACAGAAGATCCACCTCCAGGTCCAGGGCGAGCAGCCCGCGTGGGGGCCCAACTGGGACGAGGACCAGGGCGGCGGCGAGTTTCCCAACAGCTTCTTCTTCTACCTGCCGCGCATCTGCAACCACTGCACCCATCCGGCCTGCGTCGAGGCCTGTCCGCGCCAGGCGGTGGTGAAGCGGCCCGAGGACGGCGTGGTGGTGATCGACGAGACCCGCTGCCGCGGCTATCGGCACTGCATGGAAGCCTGCCCCTACAAGAAGATCTATTTCAACCACGTCAGCCAAGTCAGCCAGAAGTGCATCTTCTGCTATCCGCGCCTGGAGCAGGGCGTGGCGCCGGCCTGCGCACGCCAGTGCCCGGGGCGGGTGCGCTTCGTCGGCTACCGCGACGACCCGGCGGCGCCGATCTGGAAACTGGTGGACAAGTGGCGGGTGGCGCTGCCGCTGCATCCGGAGTTCGGCACCGAGCCCAACGTCTTCTACGTGCCGCCGGCCGGCCCGGCGCGCTTCGATGCCGAGGGCGACGTCGACGAGAGCCGGCCCCGCATCCCCGACGCCTATCTGGTCTCGCTCTTCGGCCCCCGCGTGCTGGACGCCCTGGCGGTGCTGAAGGCCGAGCGGGAAAAGGCGCGCCGCGGCGAGCGCTCGGAACTGATGGACCTGCTGATCGGCTACCGCTGGAAGGAAATGTTCGGCGGCTTCGACAAGAACCCCCAGACCCTCGACTGGAGCGACGCCCGATGA
- a CDS encoding ethylbenzene dehydrogenase-related protein produces MKANRTPLSLARLLDPADAAWQQADATRLPLQGTPAAMQPTAAVRNHWQKKTIGAVASVEVRALCTDDALAFHLRWADAAATFDHGDNSRFPDAAAIALPLHADAPLQTMGAPEAPLTAWYWRADSREQGFQVLARGPGSTRIVDRAVRVGAGWADGRWQVVIARRLGNGGTADTIDLAPGQELRFGVAVWEGSHGERGGLKAFSGDWRPLRLAGA; encoded by the coding sequence GTGAAAGCGAACCGCACCCCCCTTTCCCTGGCGCGCCTGCTCGACCCCGCCGACGCCGCCTGGCAACAGGCCGATGCCACCCGCCTGCCGCTGCAAGGCACGCCGGCCGCCATGCAGCCCACCGCCGCCGTCCGCAACCATTGGCAGAAAAAAACCATCGGCGCCGTCGCCAGCGTCGAAGTGCGCGCCCTGTGCACCGACGATGCGCTGGCCTTCCATCTGCGCTGGGCGGATGCCGCCGCCACCTTCGACCATGGCGACAACAGCCGCTTTCCCGATGCCGCCGCGATCGCCCTGCCGCTGCACGCCGACGCGCCGCTGCAAACCATGGGTGCGCCCGAGGCCCCGCTGACCGCCTGGTACTGGCGCGCCGACAGCCGGGAACAGGGTTTCCAGGTGCTGGCGCGGGGCCCCGGCAGCACCCGCATCGTCGATCGCGCGGTGCGGGTCGGCGCCGGCTGGGCGGATGGCCGCTGGCAGGTGGTGATCGCGCGACGCCTGGGGAATGGCGGCACGGCCGACACCATCGACCTCGCCCCCGGCCAGGAACTCCGCTTCGGCGTCGCCGTGTGGGAAGGCTCCCACGGCGAGCGCGGCGGCCTGAAAGCCTTTTCCGGCGACTGGCGGCCCCTGCGGCTGGCCGGCGCCTGA
- a CDS encoding helix-turn-helix domain-containing protein, which produces MSIDDREFTQHYYRASYLFARFTVPYMRNIYREFEGDMVLTLVLGEIATRNVGQFFEQPAGPLPETVLNDLAEQRRLLRPCNANSVSEATGIPRETVRRKVNALIERGWVAQDEKGHLFVTQKSAERFERFMFDTLESLLPAAQALARMLAPGAAARHDED; this is translated from the coding sequence ATGAGCATCGACGATCGGGAATTCACCCAGCACTACTACCGGGCGTCGTATCTCTTCGCCCGCTTCACGGTGCCCTACATGCGCAACATCTACCGGGAATTCGAAGGGGACATGGTCCTGACCCTGGTCCTGGGCGAGATCGCCACGCGCAATGTCGGGCAGTTCTTCGAGCAGCCGGCCGGGCCGCTGCCGGAAACCGTGCTCAACGACCTGGCCGAGCAGCGCCGCCTGCTGCGGCCGTGCAACGCCAACTCGGTCAGCGAGGCCACCGGCATTCCGCGGGAGACGGTGCGGCGCAAGGTCAATGCGCTGATCGAACGGGGCTGGGTGGCGCAGGACGAAAAAGGCCATCTCTTCGTCACCCAGAAATCGGCGGAGCGTTTCGAACGCTTCATGTTCGACACGCTGGAATCCCTGCTTCCCGCCGCCCAGGCGCTGGCGCGGATGCTGGCGCCCGGCGCCGCCGCGCGTCACGACGAGGACTGA
- a CDS encoding glucosamine--fructose-6-phosphate aminotransferase: MNLVDALRRWPGEGFAAALKAALERLPVHELPLGGGGGLTVADNPVTVSLLEAEATAAAIVAKVGVFYEEILAGCACGDEPQTAAAYREIRVTIDRAGGAAHFETLPESAP; encoded by the coding sequence ATGAACCTCGTCGATGCGCTTCGGCGGTGGCCGGGAGAGGGTTTCGCCGCCGCCCTGAAAGCGGCGCTGGAACGGCTGCCCGTGCATGAGTTGCCGCTGGGCGGAGGCGGCGGCCTGACGGTCGCCGACAATCCGGTCACGGTCTCGCTCCTGGAGGCCGAGGCAACCGCCGCCGCGATCGTCGCCAAGGTCGGCGTCTTCTACGAGGAAATCCTCGCCGGCTGCGCCTGCGGCGACGAGCCGCAGACCGCCGCCGCCTACCGGGAAATCCGGGTGACCATCGACCGGGCCGGCGGCGCGGCGCATTTCGAAACCCTGCCGGAATCCGCGCCATGA
- a CDS encoding TetR/AcrR family transcriptional regulator: protein MMTFPTCPSCHLMESPAETSSTADRILDVAENLFAAKGYKAASLIELAEQVGIRPPSLYNHFRNKESLYKAVLERLLGHFQPLIAEAATFSPHDKNAVLAWTRQMVELHFRHPNFARLLQHAALAEAPGTTEMLTRFFRPLFAPSAGGGVTLSPPLLPWATMAFHNVLVSYITMAPLYRNLINQDPFSAEARQRHLEMVLEMVNSALTRPESPFASAA from the coding sequence ATGATGACCTTTCCGACCTGCCCGTCCTGTCACCTCATGGAAAGCCCCGCGGAGACCTCATCGACCGCCGACCGCATCCTCGACGTCGCGGAAAACCTGTTCGCCGCCAAGGGCTACAAGGCCGCGTCGCTGATCGAGCTGGCCGAGCAGGTGGGCATTCGCCCGCCCAGCCTCTACAACCATTTCCGCAACAAGGAGTCGCTCTACAAAGCCGTGCTGGAACGACTGCTGGGCCACTTCCAACCGCTGATCGCCGAGGCCGCGACCTTCTCCCCGCACGACAAGAACGCGGTCCTGGCCTGGACTCGCCAGATGGTGGAACTGCACTTCCGCCATCCCAACTTCGCCCGTCTGCTGCAACATGCCGCCCTGGCCGAGGCGCCGGGTACGACGGAGATGCTGACCCGGTTCTTCCGCCCCCTGTTCGCGCCGTCCGCCGGCGGCGGCGTCACCTTGTCGCCCCCCTTGCTGCCCTGGGCCACCATGGCCTTCCACAACGTGCTGGTGTCCTACATCACCATGGCGCCGCTGTACCGCAACCTGATCAACCAGGACCCGTTCTCGGCGGAAGCCCGGCAGCGCCATCTGGAGATGGTGCTGGAAATGGTGAACTCCGCCCTGACGCGTCCCGAATCCCCGTTCGCCTCCGCCGCCTGA
- a CDS encoding molybdopterin-dependent oxidoreductase — MKPHAAVPAPGAEERSAPDLANLPNLAERRRFILGTTSGLAAAGLGLCNLRPLPARAESGTPPPDPRQTPKTIRYQDYSDIWRDKWKWDKVVKGTHTRANCISACSWDVYVKDGIAWREEQAALYEPSRPDVPDFNPRGCQKGACYSHLQTADSRITHPLKRAGARGEGKWKRISWTQALDEIADKLIDAAIAEGTESIVFDDGTTNAGYGPESAGDMRFAEAIQATRIDSWAGVSDMPMGALQTWGLYNCEGTSDDWFRSDYIVIWVGNPVYTRIPEVHFMHEARYRGAKLVVVAPDLNPSTVHADLWLNIKPETDAALGLACAQVMIEEGLFKRDYVLEQTDLPFLVRQDDGRFLRQSDLVRGGADNALYLWDEATGQPVVAPGCEGDGSGGRSLRLGALRPALSGSFSVTLADGARVEVRTVFDRLRAMLDREYRPEQAAAVTGLNPRLIRRFAREMAAAPAAMIFASWGACKHYHSDLFQRAMLLLMNLTGNQGKPGGGMRIASWWGMDGLDAMTEAPLSLMDKLRLIPKALRGFTPRDYEQIFTEISDKSPITPLMVFLYVHGGYKEMWDQAHLQDPALPRPLSQYLRESLDRGWMRVHPPEHRAPRAYLFTGCNPLRRWPSPQIAREKLWPKLDLVVSVNFRMSTSGMFADYILPVAGYYEKYGIKYGQSYVPYIICADKATEPLGEAKSDWEVFGLLSKHVAERAKARGIGPVRGFRDQPLDLSRTYARHTSDGKFDPTDPEDPIKLMDLIFANSPNVAAKSGREALRLGAVPVTAHARPSPIYQNYSDFAQGDTHWPHRDFVEKRVAWPTLTGRQQFYLDHPWFLEGGEALPVHKDPPHARSKYPLRINGGHTRWSIHAIWRDLPLMLRLERGQPVCFMNPADTAARGIGDGDMVRVFNDHGRFECMVKVAAATAPGEVIIYHAWEAYQFKGWQGQQEPVEAPWKALHLAGGYSHLHYRMFYGGPSHAPRGAPVEVEKA; from the coding sequence ATGAAACCCCATGCCGCTGTCCCCGCCCCAGGCGCGGAGGAACGCTCCGCGCCTGACCTGGCGAACCTGCCGAACCTGGCGGAGCGCCGCCGCTTCATCCTCGGCACCACGTCGGGCCTGGCCGCCGCCGGGCTGGGCCTGTGCAACCTGCGTCCGCTGCCGGCGCGGGCCGAGAGCGGCACGCCGCCGCCCGACCCGCGCCAGACGCCCAAGACGATCCGCTACCAGGATTACTCGGACATCTGGCGCGACAAGTGGAAGTGGGACAAGGTGGTGAAAGGCACCCACACCCGCGCCAACTGCATCTCCGCCTGTTCCTGGGACGTCTATGTGAAGGACGGCATCGCGTGGCGCGAGGAGCAGGCCGCGCTCTACGAACCGTCGCGGCCCGACGTGCCCGACTTCAATCCGCGCGGCTGCCAGAAAGGCGCCTGCTATTCCCACCTGCAGACGGCCGACTCCCGCATCACCCACCCCCTGAAGCGGGCCGGCGCGCGCGGCGAGGGCAAATGGAAGCGCATCAGTTGGACCCAGGCGCTGGACGAGATCGCCGACAAGCTGATCGATGCCGCGATCGCCGAAGGCACCGAATCCATCGTTTTCGACGACGGCACCACCAATGCCGGCTACGGTCCCGAGTCCGCCGGCGACATGCGCTTCGCCGAGGCGATCCAGGCCACCCGCATCGACTCCTGGGCCGGCGTCAGCGACATGCCGATGGGCGCGCTGCAAACCTGGGGTCTCTACAACTGCGAGGGCACCTCCGACGACTGGTTCCGCTCCGACTACATCGTGATCTGGGTCGGCAACCCGGTCTATACGCGCATTCCCGAAGTGCATTTCATGCACGAGGCCCGCTATCGGGGCGCCAAGCTGGTGGTGGTGGCGCCGGACCTGAATCCGAGCACCGTGCATGCCGATCTCTGGCTCAACATCAAGCCGGAGACCGATGCCGCCCTGGGCCTGGCCTGCGCCCAGGTGATGATCGAGGAGGGGCTGTTCAAGCGCGACTACGTGCTGGAACAGACCGACCTGCCGTTCCTGGTGCGCCAGGACGACGGCCGCTTCCTGCGCCAGAGCGATCTGGTCCGGGGCGGCGCCGACAACGCCCTGTATCTCTGGGACGAGGCCACGGGGCAGCCGGTGGTGGCCCCCGGCTGCGAGGGCGACGGCAGCGGCGGCCGCAGCCTGCGCCTGGGCGCCCTGCGCCCGGCCCTCTCCGGCAGCTTCAGCGTGACCCTGGCCGACGGCGCCCGCGTCGAGGTGCGCACCGTCTTCGACCGCCTGCGGGCGATGCTGGACCGCGAATACCGCCCCGAGCAGGCGGCCGCCGTCACCGGCCTCAACCCACGGCTGATCCGCCGCTTCGCCCGCGAAATGGCGGCGGCGCCCGCGGCGATGATCTTCGCCTCCTGGGGCGCCTGCAAGCATTACCACAGCGACCTGTTCCAGCGCGCGATGCTGCTGCTGATGAACCTCACCGGCAACCAGGGCAAGCCCGGCGGCGGCATGCGCATCGCCTCCTGGTGGGGCATGGACGGGCTGGACGCGATGACCGAGGCGCCGCTGTCGCTGATGGACAAGCTGCGCCTGATCCCCAAGGCCCTGCGCGGCTTCACGCCGCGCGACTACGAGCAGATCTTCACCGAGATCAGCGACAAGTCGCCGATCACTCCGCTGATGGTTTTCCTCTACGTGCACGGCGGCTACAAGGAGATGTGGGACCAGGCCCATTTGCAGGACCCGGCCCTGCCCCGCCCGCTCAGCCAATACCTGCGCGAATCGCTGGACCGCGGCTGGATGCGCGTCCATCCCCCGGAGCACCGCGCGCCGCGGGCCTACCTCTTCACCGGCTGCAACCCGCTGCGACGCTGGCCCTCGCCCCAGATCGCCCGCGAGAAGCTGTGGCCCAAGCTCGACCTGGTGGTGTCGGTGAATTTCCGCATGAGCACCAGCGGCATGTTCGCCGACTACATCCTGCCGGTGGCCGGCTACTACGAGAAGTACGGCATCAAGTACGGGCAGAGCTACGTGCCCTACATCATCTGCGCCGACAAGGCCACCGAGCCCCTGGGCGAGGCCAAGTCCGACTGGGAGGTGTTCGGCCTGCTCAGCAAGCACGTGGCCGAACGGGCCAAGGCGCGCGGCATCGGCCCGGTGCGCGGCTTCCGCGACCAGCCGCTGGATCTGAGCCGGACCTACGCGCGGCACACCTCCGACGGCAAGTTCGATCCCACCGATCCGGAAGACCCGATCAAGCTGATGGACCTGATCTTCGCCAACAGCCCCAACGTCGCCGCCAAGAGCGGGCGCGAGGCGCTGCGCCTGGGCGCGGTGCCGGTCACCGCCCACGCCCGGCCCTCGCCCATCTACCAGAACTACAGCGACTTCGCCCAGGGCGACACCCACTGGCCGCACCGCGACTTCGTCGAAAAGCGGGTCGCCTGGCCCACCCTCACCGGCCGCCAGCAGTTCTATCTGGACCACCCCTGGTTCCTCGAAGGCGGCGAGGCCCTGCCGGTGCACAAGGACCCGCCCCACGCCAGGAGCAAGTATCCGCTGCGCATCAACGGCGGCCACACCCGCTGGAGCATCCATGCCATCTGGCGCGACCTGCCGCTGATGCTGCGGCTGGAGCGGGGGCAGCCGGTGTGCTTCATGAATCCGGCCGACACCGCCGCCCGCGGCATCGGCGACGGCGACATGGTGCGGGTGTTCAACGACCACGGGCGTTTCGAATGCATGGTGAAGGTCGCCGCCGCCACCGCGCCCGGCGAGGTGATCATCTACCACGCCTGGGAGGCGTACCAGTTCAAGGGCTGGCAAGGCCAGCAGGAGCCGGTGGAAGCGCCCTGGAAGGCCCTGCACCTGGCCGGCGGCTACAGCCACCTGCACTACCGGATGTTCTACGGCGGCCCCAGCCACGCGCCGCGCGGCGCGCCGGTCGAGGTGGAGAAAGCATGA